From a single Podarcis raffonei isolate rPodRaf1 chromosome 10, rPodRaf1.pri, whole genome shotgun sequence genomic region:
- the FMC1 gene encoding protein FMC1 homolog gives MAALGSPLRTFRGLLRELRYVQGGRSYRETEAYRYLKEAFRAHRVTSEKLCRAQHDLHFQAATYLCLLRSVREHLALHKEYHGKGERSTEEAAGLVGLKLPQQPGGKGWEP, from the exons ATGGCGGCACTGGGTTCGCCTCTCCGTACTTTCCGCGGTCTGCTGCGCGAGCTCCGCTATGTGCAAGGCGGCCGCTCCTATCGGGAGACGGAGGCTTACCGATATCTGAAGGAAGCCTTCCGCGCCCACCGG GTAACCAGTGAAAAATTATGCAGGGCCCAGCATGACCTACATTTCCAGGCTGCCACCTATCTCTGTCTTCTGCGTAGTGTCCGAGAACACTTAGCATTGCATAAGGAATATCATGGCAAAGGAGAGCGGTCAACAGAGGAAGCAGCTGGTCTTGTAGGCCTTAAACTGCCACAACAGCCTGGAGGGAAAGGATGGGAGCCATGA